The DNA window atataaatactttatttttacttttttttttttgcgttttttgttttctttaatttattttactttattcacgttatatttttacttaattttttatttcttattatttttttgttttacttcctaatttctttgttttcaaattttattttttttcataatattgtTTAGCACTCTCAGTagaacaatttttataaaattaaatacgtTATTGCGtaacaattttaattaatgaaaaaaaaaaaaaaaatgaaagaatgaAATTCTCCAAAATAGCAAAGCataatagtatatattgaaaacaaaaatgaaaaagaatcAGTAGTCATACaaactatttatttatttttatatttatttatttggtttttttgtttactttattttattaaaccgcttaatttatgttcttttctatgataaataatttcattgCATCATTccaaaagaaagaaaaattaaaaaaaaaaaaaaaaaaaaattataaatatgcgataatgtgcatatttacatgtgcaaatttaaaaaaagaaaaaggacattttttaaaattagatATATTCGTATTCTATGCACGTGATAAAGAATAACTATTGCATCATTTCGCAATTTTTGGCTATTTTTTCACGAATGTTCAATACATTTTAGTTATAAAATGTCTGCAAATTTTTTTGGGTGAACTTTTCACTCTACATATAAGTAAAAGACAGATACACACGTAACAACACATacaaaatgtattatatgtatttaaccttttatatgtaaacatatatatgtatatttgaacGTTCATACAAAAGGTTACATAAAATGAGCAAATATAAAGGTTCCATATTTACCATATTAATAAGTAGTTCTTTAGGATGGAACATGAACAGGCTAtacagaaaaaatgaattgaATATGTACGGAATAAAAAACAATCACGATATAATCGTAGTTAGACAAGTAAATATTGCCGATAAACAATACAACAGTGATAGTAATAATTACAGCGATAATAATTCCGCTGAAAGTAGTAACTCAGACACTTTAAACGAAAAAGAGTTGTTAAAGTTTGTGGAACATTTTagcaatattaataaaaaaaacaaaggcTTTTGTGAAACTAGCATCTTTAAGAATTCTACATTTTCTAATTCAAATAATGAacataataatgatgaaagTTTTAATACTTACCTAATTATAGATAAatggaaaacaaaaaaggaatttgAAAAGTCCCAAAAGGAATTTCAAACGCtattttcagaaaaaaataatatatatagtaaaaaaatggaagatatttatttcaaatttGAAATGTAcgataataattatgaaaccATTTCGTCAAAAAATATCTTTCAAAAgctattttacattattttttgagCTAATAAATTTGTGTATTCGTTTTACCGCAAAATAAATTCGTACCTTCTACATCTATACGttacatgtatgtacttatatatatattatatg is part of the Plasmodium malariae genome assembly, chromosome: 14 genome and encodes:
- the PmUG01_14020900 gene encoding conserved Plasmodium protein, unknown function, with the protein product MSKYKGSIFTILISSSLGWNMNRLYRKNELNMYGIKNNHDIIVVRQVNIADKQYNSDSNNYSDNNSAESSNSDTLNEKELLKFVEHFSNINKKNKGFCETSIFKNSTFSNSNNEHNNDESFNTYLIIDKWKTKKEFEKSQKEFQTLFSEKNNIYSKKMEDIYFKFEMYDNNYETISSKNIFQKLFYIIF